One Citricoccus sp. K5 DNA window includes the following coding sequences:
- a CDS encoding TetR/AcrR family transcriptional regulator encodes MGNETTEGGLPRAVAAAWGLLETPQRGPARGLDHRRIAEAAVGIADEEGLTAVTMASVARSLGFTTMSLYRYVSSKDELLRLMQNAAVEVPVETRLPDTWPEGIKTWADLVRLSYRSHPWLMDLPRDQAAVLMPNTMRAAELGLATLAGLDLDDGEKLGVILLISQHVMSMVELERSLAVEGGLSLTAEGLERLSTVITPEDFPHLAAMVSTGGFMGDPIDGTDGVSGPDAAEHAATEPADPADVEAEYSMGLDLITAGVDALFARRGTTAAASGTARAAADE; translated from the coding sequence ATGGGAAACGAGACCACGGAGGGCGGGCTGCCCCGCGCCGTCGCCGCAGCCTGGGGCCTCCTGGAGACCCCGCAACGTGGACCAGCCCGTGGCCTGGACCATCGTCGGATCGCCGAGGCCGCCGTGGGGATCGCCGACGAGGAGGGCCTCACGGCCGTCACGATGGCCTCCGTGGCGCGGTCACTCGGATTCACCACGATGTCCCTCTACCGGTATGTCAGCAGCAAGGACGAGCTGTTGCGCCTCATGCAGAATGCCGCCGTCGAGGTCCCGGTGGAGACCCGGCTGCCGGACACGTGGCCGGAGGGCATCAAGACATGGGCGGATCTGGTGCGCCTGTCCTACCGATCGCATCCCTGGCTCATGGATCTCCCTCGCGACCAGGCCGCCGTGCTGATGCCGAACACCATGCGCGCCGCCGAACTGGGCCTGGCCACACTGGCCGGATTGGACCTGGACGACGGAGAGAAACTGGGGGTGATCCTGCTGATCTCGCAGCATGTGATGTCCATGGTGGAACTGGAACGCTCCCTCGCCGTGGAAGGCGGACTCTCCCTCACCGCCGAGGGACTGGAACGCCTCTCCACCGTCATCACGCCCGAGGACTTTCCCCACTTGGCCGCCATGGTCTCGACCGGCGGCTTCATGGGTGACCCCATCGATGGCACCGACGGCGTCAGCGGACCTGACGCTGCCGAGCACGCCGCCACCGAGCCGGCCGACCCGGCCGACGTCGAGGCCGAATACTCCATGGGCCTCGACCTCATCACGGCCGGCGTGGACGCCCTGTTCGCCCGTCGGGGCACCACCGCGGCCGCCAGTGGTACCGCGCGCGCCGCCGCTGACGAATAA
- the hisH gene encoding imidazole glycerol phosphate synthase subunit HisH, whose translation MTGTRPTVAVLDYGSGNTHSAVRALQRAGADAELTADADTVMNADGLVVPGVGAFQSVMEALQATGATRWIGRRVAGGRPVLGICVGHQILFDAGVEHGVRTEGMAEWPGVVEALPAPIVPHMGWNTVRPPAGSDLFRGIEDERFYFVHSYGVLDWTFDQTHQAMNPPQVTWSNHGADFIAAVENGPLSATQFHPEKSGDAGMQLLTNWLGTL comes from the coding sequence ATGACCGGAACTCGACCGACCGTCGCCGTCCTCGACTACGGCTCCGGCAACACCCACTCCGCCGTGCGCGCCCTCCAGCGGGCCGGGGCGGACGCCGAATTGACGGCGGACGCGGACACCGTGATGAACGCGGACGGTCTCGTGGTCCCCGGAGTGGGCGCATTCCAGTCCGTCATGGAGGCCCTCCAGGCCACCGGTGCCACCCGGTGGATCGGCCGCCGCGTGGCCGGCGGCCGGCCCGTGCTCGGCATCTGCGTGGGCCACCAGATCCTGTTCGACGCCGGCGTGGAGCACGGCGTACGCACCGAAGGAATGGCCGAGTGGCCCGGCGTGGTGGAAGCGCTGCCGGCCCCGATCGTGCCGCACATGGGCTGGAACACCGTGCGACCGCCCGCCGGCTCGGACCTGTTCCGGGGCATCGAGGACGAGCGCTTCTACTTCGTGCACTCCTACGGGGTACTGGACTGGACCTTCGACCAGACCCACCAGGCGATGAACCCGCCGCAGGTGACCTGGTCGAACCACGGGGCGGACTTCATCGCCGCCGTGGAGAACGGCCCGCTGTCCGCCACGCAGTTCCACCCGGAGAAGTCCGGGGACGCCGGCATGCAGCTGCTCACCAACTGGCTCGGAACCCTCTGA
- a CDS encoding dienelactone hydrolase family protein — translation MTEILLFHHALGVTDGVRWLAGRLAEAGPTVHTPDLFAGRTFGTIEEGVAHAEQDVGVDGILQRADEAAAAHPGATVFLGISLGAMPAYRLAQTRPSARACIAVSAALPVDHFAPRWPDGVGLDLHLKSSDPWGEEDRPVAWRLAGNVAELYEYPGDQHLFTEHGHPDFDPAATELVLARTLATLERVSG, via the coding sequence ATGACTGAGATCCTGCTGTTCCACCACGCCCTGGGAGTGACCGACGGCGTCCGCTGGCTGGCCGGTCGACTCGCCGAGGCCGGGCCTACGGTGCACACCCCGGACCTCTTCGCCGGCCGCACCTTCGGCACGATCGAGGAAGGGGTGGCCCACGCCGAGCAGGACGTGGGCGTGGACGGCATCCTGCAGCGGGCGGACGAGGCGGCCGCCGCCCACCCGGGGGCCACGGTTTTCCTCGGCATCTCCCTGGGCGCCATGCCGGCCTACCGGCTCGCCCAGACGCGGCCGTCAGCCCGCGCCTGCATCGCCGTCTCCGCGGCGCTGCCGGTGGACCATTTCGCACCCCGCTGGCCGGACGGCGTCGGGCTGGACCTGCACCTGAAGAGCAGCGACCCCTGGGGCGAAGAGGACCGACCGGTGGCCTGGCGACTGGCCGGGAACGTCGCCGAGCTCTACGAGTACCCGGGCGACCAGCACCTGTTCACCGAGCACGGACACCCGGACTTCGACCCCGCCGCCACCGAGCTGGTCCTGGCCCGGACGCTCGCCACGCTGGAGCGCGTCTCGGGCTGA
- a CDS encoding LLM class flavin-dependent oxidoreductase, with protein sequence MQFGIFTIGDITTDPTNGTTPTENQRIKDTVKIAKHAEQAGFEVFATGQHHNPPFVAPGNPPTLLAFLAAQTEKLILSTATTLITTMDPVRLAEDYSYLQHLAEGRVDLTMGRGNTGPVYPWFGKDIRQGIPLAVENYHLLYRLWHEENIDWQGRFRTPLQDFTLTPQPLDGVAPFVWHGSIRSAEIAEQAAYYGDGFFHNNIFWNKEHIIQMVQLYRQRYEYYGHGQAHQAYVGLGGQAFMAKNSQDAVKQFRPYFDNAPVYGHGPSLEQFTKMTPLTVGSPQQVIERTLEFRDWVGDYQRQMFLMDHAGLPTDVVLEQLDLLGEEVLPVLRKEFAALKPADVPEAPSHEFLVERARRGEAPVPGGKEGSQAWRDAQERAAQAAASTVDAAPSTSTSTKEN encoded by the coding sequence ATGCAGTTCGGCATCTTCACCATCGGCGACATCACCACGGACCCCACCAACGGCACCACCCCCACCGAGAACCAGCGGATCAAGGACACGGTGAAGATCGCGAAGCACGCCGAGCAGGCCGGATTCGAGGTCTTCGCCACCGGCCAGCACCACAATCCGCCGTTCGTGGCCCCGGGCAACCCGCCCACCCTGTTGGCGTTCCTGGCGGCTCAGACCGAGAAGCTCATCCTCTCCACCGCCACCACCCTGATCACTACCATGGATCCGGTGCGCCTGGCCGAGGACTACTCCTACCTGCAGCACCTGGCCGAGGGCCGCGTGGACCTGACCATGGGCCGCGGCAACACCGGTCCGGTCTACCCCTGGTTCGGCAAGGACATCCGCCAGGGCATCCCGCTGGCCGTGGAGAACTACCACCTGCTCTACCGCCTGTGGCACGAGGAGAACATCGACTGGCAGGGCCGCTTCCGCACCCCGCTGCAGGACTTCACGCTGACCCCGCAGCCGCTGGACGGCGTCGCGCCGTTCGTGTGGCACGGCTCAATCCGTTCCGCGGAGATCGCCGAGCAGGCCGCCTACTACGGTGACGGGTTCTTCCACAACAACATCTTCTGGAACAAGGAGCACATCATCCAGATGGTGCAGCTCTACCGCCAGCGCTACGAGTACTACGGTCACGGCCAGGCCCACCAGGCCTACGTGGGCCTGGGCGGCCAGGCCTTCATGGCCAAGAACTCGCAGGACGCCGTGAAGCAGTTCCGCCCGTACTTCGACAATGCCCCCGTGTACGGCCACGGCCCGTCCCTGGAGCAGTTCACGAAGATGACCCCGCTGACCGTGGGCTCCCCTCAGCAGGTCATCGAGCGCACGCTGGAGTTCCGCGACTGGGTGGGCGACTACCAGCGCCAGATGTTCCTCATGGACCACGCCGGCCTGCCGACCGACGTGGTGCTGGAGCAGCTCGACCTCCTGGGCGAGGAGGTCCTGCCGGTCCTGCGCAAGGAATTCGCAGCGCTGAAGCCGGCCGACGTCCCCGAGGCCCCGAGCCACGAGTTCCTCGTGGAGCGGGCGCGGCGCGGCGAGGCCCCTGTCCCCGGTGGCAAGGAGGGCTCACAGGCCTGGAGGGATGCGCAGGAACGGGCCGCCCAGGCCGCTGCGTCCACCGTTGACGCCGCCCCGAGCACCAGCACCAGCACGAAGGAGAACTGA
- the priA gene encoding bifunctional 1-(5-phosphoribosyl)-5-((5-phosphoribosylamino)methylideneamino)imidazole-4-carboxamide isomerase/phosphoribosylanthranilate isomerase PriA, whose product MTEKKLELLPAVDVQDGQAVRLVQGEAGTATGYGEPLEAALAFQQAGAEWIHLVDLDAAFGRGDNREVMSRVVTELGVKIELSGGIRDDASLENALEMGATRVNLGTAALEDPEWTARVIERFGDQIAVGLDVRGTTLAARGWTKEGGDLWEVLARLEEAGCARYVVTDVTKDGTLKGPNTELLAQVAEKTAKPVVASGGISSLEDIAALYAMVGVAGSAAAAGVEGAIMGKALYAGRFTLEQALAVASGATLDAAVAEHPAP is encoded by the coding sequence TTGACCGAGAAGAAGCTTGAACTGCTGCCCGCCGTGGACGTCCAGGACGGCCAGGCCGTGAGGCTCGTCCAGGGCGAGGCCGGCACCGCCACCGGGTACGGAGAGCCCCTGGAGGCCGCCCTGGCCTTCCAGCAGGCCGGTGCCGAGTGGATCCACCTGGTGGACCTGGACGCCGCGTTCGGCCGCGGGGACAACCGCGAGGTCATGTCCCGCGTGGTCACGGAGCTGGGCGTGAAGATCGAGCTCTCCGGCGGCATCCGGGACGACGCCTCGCTGGAGAACGCCCTGGAGATGGGCGCCACCCGCGTCAACCTCGGCACGGCCGCCCTGGAGGATCCCGAGTGGACAGCACGGGTCATCGAGCGCTTCGGTGACCAGATCGCCGTCGGCCTGGACGTGCGTGGCACCACGCTGGCCGCCCGCGGCTGGACGAAGGAGGGCGGGGACCTCTGGGAGGTGCTGGCCCGCCTCGAGGAGGCCGGCTGCGCCCGCTACGTGGTCACCGATGTCACCAAGGACGGCACCCTGAAGGGTCCGAACACCGAACTGCTGGCACAGGTCGCCGAGAAGACCGCCAAGCCCGTGGTGGCCTCCGGCGGCATCTCCTCGCTCGAGGACATCGCCGCGCTCTACGCGATGGTGGGCGTGGCCGGATCTGCTGCTGCCGCCGGCGTCGAAGGCGCCATCATGGGCAAGGCCCTCTACGCCGGCCGGTTCACGCTCGAGCAGGCGCTCGCAGTCGCCTCCGGCGCCACCCTCGATGCGGCGGTGGCGGAGCACCCCGCCCCGTGA
- the hisB gene encoding imidazoleglycerol-phosphate dehydratase HisB: MGAELISGRKARIQRTTSESDVYVEMDLDGTGTSEISTSVPFYDHMLTALAKHSQIDLTVRATGDIHIDVHHTVEDVAISLGEVLKTALGDKSGIRRFGEASVPLDEALARAVVDVSGRPYLVHEGEPEGQQYHLIGGHFTGSMTRHVFEAITYHASICLHMDVVRGRDPHHIVEAQFKAFARALRAAVEDDPRVTGVPSTKGAL, translated from the coding sequence ATGGGCGCAGAGCTGATATCCGGACGCAAGGCCCGGATCCAGCGGACCACTTCCGAGTCCGACGTCTACGTCGAGATGGACCTGGACGGAACCGGCACCTCGGAGATCTCCACCTCCGTGCCGTTCTACGACCACATGCTGACGGCCCTGGCCAAGCACTCCCAGATCGACCTGACGGTGCGGGCCACGGGGGACATCCACATCGACGTGCACCACACCGTCGAGGACGTGGCGATCTCCCTCGGCGAGGTCCTCAAGACCGCGCTGGGGGACAAGTCGGGCATCCGCCGCTTCGGCGAGGCCTCGGTGCCGCTGGACGAGGCGCTGGCGCGCGCCGTCGTCGACGTCTCCGGGCGCCCCTACCTGGTGCACGAGGGCGAGCCGGAAGGCCAGCAGTACCACCTGATCGGCGGTCACTTCACCGGCTCCATGACCCGCCACGTCTTCGAGGCCATCACGTACCACGCGTCGATCTGCCTGCACATGGACGTCGTCCGCGGCCGGGACCCCCACCACATCGTGGAGGCCCAGTTCAAGGCGTTCGCCCGGGCCCTGCGCGCCGCGGTGGAGGACGACCCGCGGGTGACCGGGGTGCCGTCCACGAAGGGAGCGCTATGA
- a CDS encoding histidinol-phosphate transaminase, with protein MSTTDSQSTPEALAALPLRDNLRGLSPYGAPQLDVPVTLNTNENTHPVPDEVVQAIAASVAESAVSLNRYPDREFTELRKRLAEYLGHGLSETQLWAANGSNEILQQLLQAFGGPGRTVMGFPPTYSMYPLLAAGTDTGYLAGVRGEDFSLTAESAAAQVAEHRPNLVLLCSPNNPTGTALGLDVVEAVYQATEAYQGMVIVDEAYAEFALAGTDSALSLLPGRPRLVVTRTMSKAFALAGARLGYLAAAPEVTDALRLVRLPYHLSAVSQATANAALQHYDVLLENVEDIKRQRDRIVESLHGLGLQPAVSDSNFVFFGGLGDAHAVWQGLLDRGVLVRDVGIAHHLRVTAGTEAETTAFLDALGDVLSR; from the coding sequence GTGAGTACTACGGATTCCCAGTCCACCCCGGAGGCCCTAGCCGCCCTGCCGCTGCGTGATAACCTGCGGGGCCTGAGCCCCTACGGCGCCCCGCAGCTGGACGTGCCCGTCACGTTGAACACCAACGAGAACACGCATCCGGTGCCGGACGAGGTGGTGCAGGCCATCGCCGCTTCGGTGGCGGAGTCGGCGGTGAGTCTCAACCGCTACCCGGACCGCGAGTTCACTGAGCTGCGCAAGAGGCTGGCCGAGTACCTGGGCCACGGGCTGTCCGAGACGCAGCTGTGGGCCGCCAACGGCTCCAACGAGATCCTGCAGCAGCTGCTGCAGGCCTTCGGCGGCCCCGGGCGTACCGTGATGGGCTTCCCGCCCACCTACTCGATGTACCCGCTGCTAGCGGCCGGAACGGACACTGGCTACCTGGCCGGCGTGCGAGGCGAGGACTTCTCCCTCACCGCCGAGTCGGCCGCTGCGCAGGTCGCGGAGCACCGTCCTAACCTGGTGTTGCTGTGTTCCCCGAACAATCCCACCGGAACGGCCCTCGGCCTGGACGTGGTCGAGGCGGTCTACCAGGCCACCGAGGCGTATCAGGGCATGGTCATCGTGGACGAGGCATACGCCGAGTTCGCCCTCGCCGGCACCGACTCCGCGTTGTCCCTGTTGCCCGGCCGGCCCCGGCTCGTGGTGACCCGCACCATGTCCAAGGCCTTCGCCCTGGCCGGTGCTCGGCTCGGCTACCTGGCCGCCGCGCCCGAGGTCACCGACGCCCTGCGCCTCGTGCGGCTTCCCTACCACCTCTCCGCGGTGTCCCAGGCGACGGCCAACGCCGCGCTGCAGCACTACGACGTGCTGCTGGAGAACGTCGAGGACATCAAGCGCCAGCGGGATCGGATCGTCGAGAGCCTACATGGGCTCGGGCTGCAGCCGGCGGTCTCCGACTCGAACTTCGTGTTCTTCGGCGGACTCGGGGATGCCCATGCCGTGTGGCAGGGTCTGCTGGACCGAGGCGTGCTGGTGCGCGACGTCGGGATCGCCCACCACCTGCGCGTCACCGCCGGTACCGAGGCCGAGACCACGGCCTTCCTTGATGCGCTGGGCGATGTGCTGTCCCGATAG
- a CDS encoding MarR family winged helix-turn-helix transcriptional regulator: MTSSSAETDAWSRTSAPVAHESGVQRQSWRAYFEATALLQDRLDRTLKDSAGLHLADYNLLLLLSEAPEGRLRMGELARLMVFSPSRVTYQVKTLEQRGLVERCAAATDRRGAEAVITDAGRHHFRKAAAVHSRQVQDLFLDRLEDGEAETLLRVFSRLGRTLEGGETATLSD; the protein is encoded by the coding sequence TTGACCAGCTCCTCCGCGGAAACTGACGCCTGGTCCCGGACCTCCGCCCCGGTCGCCCACGAGTCCGGTGTGCAACGCCAGTCCTGGCGTGCCTACTTCGAGGCCACGGCCCTGTTGCAGGACCGCCTTGACCGGACGCTGAAGGATTCAGCCGGGCTGCACCTGGCCGACTACAACCTGCTGTTGCTGCTCTCCGAGGCGCCGGAGGGACGGCTGCGCATGGGTGAGCTGGCACGGCTGATGGTCTTCTCCCCCTCCCGCGTGACCTACCAGGTCAAGACCCTGGAACAACGCGGCCTGGTGGAGCGGTGCGCCGCGGCCACGGACCGGCGCGGGGCGGAGGCCGTGATCACCGACGCCGGCCGGCACCACTTCCGCAAGGCCGCGGCCGTGCACTCGCGCCAGGTGCAGGACCTGTTCCTGGACCGGCTCGAGGACGGCGAGGCCGAGACATTGCTCCGGGTGTTCTCCCGGCTGGGAAGGACCCTGGAAGGCGGGGAGACCGCGACCCTCAGCGACTGA
- a CDS encoding CE1759 family FMN reductase, producing MEDAPDFGSPAATDPFTPQARHLVVVSGGLGDPSSSLMLANRMATAAADHLSAEGIVPEIHVVELRLLATEIAEATVNPSRSAALQAALDQVEQADGIVTVSPTFKASYSGLFKSFWDLVDNDALRGVPVLLGATGGTPRHSLMIDTALRPLFSYLRSKVLSSSVFAASDDWGEVTGGQESARTTPLQHRIDAAGEDLASVVGRLPARPCRATGEVKPVEVIPFDQLLRGN from the coding sequence ATGGAAGACGCCCCGGACTTCGGCTCCCCCGCCGCCACGGATCCGTTCACGCCGCAGGCCCGCCACCTCGTGGTGGTCTCCGGCGGACTGGGCGATCCGTCCTCCTCGCTGATGCTGGCGAACCGGATGGCCACGGCCGCGGCGGATCACCTCTCCGCCGAGGGGATCGTCCCCGAGATCCATGTGGTGGAGCTGCGACTGCTGGCCACGGAGATCGCCGAGGCCACGGTCAATCCGTCCCGGTCGGCAGCCCTGCAGGCAGCGTTGGACCAGGTGGAGCAGGCCGACGGCATCGTCACCGTGTCCCCCACCTTCAAGGCCAGCTACTCGGGCCTGTTCAAGTCCTTCTGGGACCTGGTGGACAACGACGCCCTGCGTGGCGTCCCCGTGCTGCTCGGCGCCACCGGAGGCACGCCCCGCCACTCACTGATGATCGATACCGCGCTGCGGCCGCTGTTCAGCTACCTGCGCTCCAAGGTCCTGTCCTCCTCGGTGTTCGCCGCCTCGGACGACTGGGGCGAGGTCACCGGCGGCCAGGAGTCGGCCCGGACCACTCCGCTGCAGCACCGCATCGACGCCGCCGGCGAGGATCTGGCCTCCGTGGTGGGACGGCTGCCGGCCCGCCCATGCCGGGCCACCGGCGAGGTGAAGCCCGTGGAGGTGATCCCCTTTGACCAGCTCCTCCGCGGAAACTGA
- a CDS encoding MFS transporter has translation MNFAAYGHLLRDVRIRRVLGVGFIARFPNAATGIILTLHVAVTMDLGYGAAGLAVAAMTLGMAVGSPWRGRLVDRLGLRRALVPSVVTLGAVWTAVPFLPFPWLLFGAFLGGLFALPVFSVVRQSIGVLTHGARRETAFALDSIITETIFMVGPALGAVVATSWSSAWGLGIIGWSAVAAGLYLMWFNPPTRSSQLGTFLARPGTEREYSAEEDLRRAVDGSVQGAPAHLDLTATELATGALPVIRSTPQHDAGPHPDSRPHPGSGSGSRADSQAAARRGPLARLRASFGWLSGTALAVLAVSLGSGMLMSGTEVAIVAELERSGQAAQAGVVIAFWCGASAVGGILYGAMGRRISPLLLLALFALGTLPMALVDGMWALAVVSLISGLFTAPTLAAASALMSTVVTEERRGEALGYYGSAMTAGAALGAPVSGAFIDGISPEAGYLFAGLIALAMVGLAVAARFLVRRRRARR, from the coding sequence GTGAACTTCGCCGCCTACGGGCACCTGCTGCGGGACGTGCGCATCCGCCGTGTCCTGGGCGTGGGCTTCATCGCGCGGTTCCCCAATGCGGCCACGGGCATCATCCTGACCCTGCACGTGGCCGTAACGATGGACCTGGGCTACGGGGCGGCCGGCCTGGCCGTGGCGGCCATGACGCTGGGCATGGCCGTGGGCTCGCCGTGGCGCGGCCGGCTGGTGGACCGGCTCGGACTGCGCCGGGCCCTGGTGCCCTCCGTGGTCACGCTGGGGGCGGTGTGGACGGCCGTGCCCTTCCTGCCGTTCCCCTGGCTGCTGTTCGGTGCCTTCCTCGGTGGGCTGTTCGCCCTGCCCGTCTTCTCCGTGGTGCGTCAGTCCATCGGCGTGCTCACCCACGGTGCGCGGCGCGAGACCGCGTTCGCCCTGGACTCGATCATCACCGAGACCATCTTCATGGTCGGCCCCGCCCTGGGTGCCGTGGTCGCCACCAGCTGGTCGAGTGCCTGGGGGCTGGGGATCATCGGCTGGTCCGCCGTGGCCGCCGGACTGTACCTGATGTGGTTCAACCCGCCCACGCGCTCCTCCCAGCTCGGGACCTTCCTGGCCCGGCCCGGTACCGAGCGTGAATACTCCGCCGAGGAAGACCTGCGGCGGGCAGTGGACGGCTCCGTGCAGGGGGCCCCGGCGCACCTGGACCTCACCGCCACCGAGCTGGCCACGGGCGCCCTGCCGGTGATCCGCTCCACACCCCAGCACGACGCCGGCCCGCACCCAGATTCCCGTCCGCACCCGGGTTCCGGTTCGGGTTCCCGCGCGGACTCGCAGGCCGCGGCTCGGCGCGGGCCGCTGGCCCGGCTGCGCGCCTCCTTCGGCTGGCTCAGCGGCACCGCGCTCGCGGTGCTGGCCGTGTCCCTGGGCTCCGGGATGCTGATGTCCGGCACCGAGGTGGCGATCGTCGCGGAACTGGAACGCTCCGGCCAGGCCGCCCAGGCCGGCGTCGTGATCGCGTTCTGGTGCGGGGCCTCGGCAGTCGGTGGCATCCTCTATGGGGCCATGGGCCGGCGGATCTCCCCGTTGCTGCTGCTCGCACTCTTCGCCCTCGGCACGCTGCCGATGGCGCTCGTGGACGGCATGTGGGCGCTCGCCGTGGTCTCCCTCATCTCGGGACTGTTCACGGCTCCGACCCTCGCGGCCGCCTCCGCCCTGATGTCCACCGTGGTGACCGAGGAGCGGCGCGGTGAGGCGCTGGGCTACTACGGTTCGGCCATGACTGCCGGCGCGGCGCTGGGCGCCCCGGTCTCCGGTGCCTTCATCGACGGCATCTCGCCCGAGGCCGGGTACCTGTTCGCCGGACTGATCGCCCTGGCCATGGTGGGCCTGGCCGTGGCGGCACGTTTTCTCGTGCGGCGGCGCCGCGCGCGGCGCTGA
- a CDS encoding SseB family protein codes for MTGNDSGRHLPGHIQAAIQRNLERQQRDDAGRPADSAGLAWEGRDLSGEGIDGSANPLHAFDTDDGTADPAWGPVLDRLAAGEAGEPAVVDVLSRMRVFAAVVPTVAEHDEHGGDKEADVAIVTLKAPDGRTALPVFTNVPALTAWHPQARPVATWMPRACLSAVDEGAELVVVDPAAERTFVVRRPAVWALAQQQDWTPSYADEALAGELASVVGLVPGLERIGLAPGSGVASRTASGAVLPGGGSGPELRLVAYPEPALSAAQDEAGLRLMAATLQQVLGEVPSLAEKADSVEITVSR; via the coding sequence GTGACCGGTAACGATTCCGGCCGGCACCTCCCCGGGCACATCCAGGCTGCCATCCAGCGCAACCTGGAGCGCCAGCAGCGGGACGACGCCGGCCGCCCCGCCGACTCGGCCGGCCTCGCCTGGGAGGGCCGGGACCTCTCCGGAGAGGGGATCGACGGCTCGGCCAACCCGCTGCACGCGTTCGACACGGACGACGGCACCGCGGACCCCGCCTGGGGCCCGGTGCTGGACCGGTTGGCGGCCGGCGAGGCAGGGGAGCCCGCCGTGGTGGACGTGCTGTCCCGCATGCGCGTGTTCGCCGCCGTGGTGCCGACCGTCGCGGAACATGACGAGCACGGCGGCGACAAGGAGGCCGACGTCGCGATCGTGACGCTCAAGGCCCCGGACGGCCGGACGGCCCTGCCCGTCTTCACGAACGTCCCGGCTCTGACGGCGTGGCATCCGCAGGCCCGGCCCGTGGCCACCTGGATGCCGCGCGCATGCCTGTCCGCGGTGGACGAGGGAGCCGAGCTGGTCGTGGTGGATCCGGCGGCCGAGCGCACCTTCGTGGTGCGGCGGCCGGCCGTGTGGGCGCTGGCCCAGCAGCAGGACTGGACGCCGTCATACGCGGATGAGGCCCTGGCCGGTGAGCTGGCGTCCGTGGTGGGCCTGGTGCCCGGCCTGGAGCGCATCGGCCTGGCGCCGGGCTCCGGAGTGGCCTCCCGTACCGCCTCCGGCGCGGTGCTGCCCGGCGGCGGTTCCGGACCCGAGCTGCGGCTGGTGGCCTACCCGGAGCCGGCACTGAGTGCGGCCCAGGACGAGGCCGGGCTGCGGCTGATGGCCGCGACCCTGCAGCAGGTGCTCGGCGAGGTGCCCTCCCTGGCGGAGAAGGCGGACTCGGTGGAGATCACCGTCAGTCGCTGA
- a CDS encoding LURP-one-related/scramblase family protein has protein sequence MSPTSSLSDQNLLVMQQVTGFMSNDFAIENGEGSVVAHGHTRGSAASRMFRGNRQFEIQDLDGTPLFRVEDPMTFGRDRYRVTGLLGEPIAEIVQRISFFRTSVAISVVDGTDLQLDGSLSGFSFRLMAGQAPVASVDRKWAGFGRAMLGRSRYAVELDPGMPEVVRYAVIGSVIALDLIRDKASNNN, from the coding sequence ATGAGCCCCACGAGCAGCTTGAGCGACCAGAACCTGTTGGTGATGCAGCAGGTCACCGGCTTCATGTCCAACGACTTCGCGATCGAGAATGGCGAGGGAAGCGTGGTCGCCCACGGTCACACGCGCGGCTCGGCGGCCTCACGGATGTTCCGCGGCAACCGCCAGTTCGAGATCCAGGACCTGGACGGCACCCCGCTGTTCCGCGTGGAGGATCCCATGACCTTCGGCCGGGATCGGTACCGGGTCACCGGCCTCCTGGGGGAGCCCATCGCCGAGATCGTCCAGCGGATCTCCTTCTTCCGCACGTCCGTGGCGATCTCCGTGGTGGACGGCACGGACCTGCAGCTGGACGGTTCGCTGTCCGGGTTCTCCTTCCGGCTGATGGCGGGGCAGGCGCCGGTGGCCAGCGTGGACCGGAAGTGGGCCGGGTTCGGCAGGGCCATGTTGGGCCGCAGCCGCTATGCGGTGGAACTGGATCCCGGCATGCCGGAGGTGGTGCGCTACGCCGTCATCGGCAGTGTGATCGCCTTGGACCTGATCCGGGACAAGGCCAGCAACAACAACTGA